One genomic segment of Huiozyma naganishii CBS 8797 chromosome 8, complete genome includes these proteins:
- the DPH1 gene encoding 2-(3-amino-3-carboxypropyl)histidine synthase (similar to Saccharomyces cerevisiae DPH1 (YIL103W); ancestral locus Anc_2.272) has product MSSTEQAKKTPRRRFIGAQKLNGSGITTQKMSGSEMVHAPRSTTAASRRSIVHIPDDILNDEELNEAVKLLPANYNFEIHKTIWNIRKHNAKRVALQMPEGLLIYSLVISDILEQFCGAETVVMGDVSYGACCIDDFTARALDCDFIVHYAHSCLVPIDVTTIKVLYVFVTININEDHIVKTLQKNFPQGSRIATFGTIQFNPAVHSIKDALLKDDNHMLYIIPPQIKPLSRGEVLGCTSERLDPNQIDAMVFIGDGRFHLESAMIHNPKIPAFKYDPYNRKFTREGYDQGQLVDIRSEAIETARRGQTFGLILGALGRQGNVYTVDRMERNLVAAGKTVIKIILSEIFPQKLAMFDHIDAFVQVACPRLSIDWGYAFEKPLLTPYEANVLMGKDIMFTEDYYPMDYYETNGYGRGMLPSHVED; this is encoded by the coding sequence ATGTCGTCGACGGAACAAGCGAAGAAAACGCCCAGGAGGAGGTTTATTGGGGCTCAGAAACTCAATGGGAGTGGCATCACGACGCAGAAGATGTCCGGGAGCGAGATGGTGCATGCACCCAGGTCTACCACGGCGGCCTCCAGAAGGTCGATTGTCCACATTCCGGATGATATTCTGAATGACGAGGAACTGAACGAGGCGGTGAAGTTGTTGCCCGCAAATTACAACTTCGAGATCCATAAGACCATCTGGAATATCAGGAAGCACAACGCTAAGAGAGTCGCGCTACAGATGCCCGAGGGGCTTCTGATATACTCACTTGTGATCAGTgatattttggaacagttttgtGGCGCTGAGACCGTTGTCATGGGAGATGTGTCCTACGGTGCATGCTGCATCGACGATTTTACCGCACGAGCGCTGGATTGTGACTTCATTGTGCACTACGCGCACTCGTGTCTGGTACCTATAGACGTCACCACGATTAAAGTGCTGTACGTGTTTGTGACTatcaacatcaacgagGATCACATCGTCAAGACGTTGCAAAAGAACTTCCCGCAGGGGTCCAGGATCGCAACTTTTGGCACCATCCAGTTCAACCCTGCAGTGCACAGTATCAAGGACGCCCTGTTGAAGGACGATAACCACATGTTGTACATCATACCACCGCAGATTAAACCGCTGTCTCGAGGTGAAGTTTTGGGGTGTACCTCGGAAAGGTTGGACCCGAACCAAATAGACGCAATGGTATTCATCGGTGACGGTAGATTCCACTTAGAGTCTGCAATGATCCACAATCCAAAGATTCCAGCCTTCAAGTACGACCCGTACAATAGGAAGTTCACACGGGAGGGGTACGACCAAGGTCAGTTGGTCGATATACGATCCGAGGCTATTGAAACGGCCAGGCGTGGACAGACCTTCGGTTTGATCTTGGGGGCGCTAGGAAGACAGGGGAACGTTTATACGGTGGACCGGATGGAGAGAAACCTGGTCGCTGCAGGGAAAACAGTCATCAAGATTATCCTGAGCGAAATCTTCCCACAAAAGCTCGCAATGTTCGATCACATAGACGCGTTCGTTCAAGTGGCTTGCCCCAGGTTGTCAATAGATTGGGGGTATGCCTTTGAAAAGCCGTTGCTGACTCCGTACGAGGCAAACGTCTTGATGGGGAAAGACATCATGTTTACAGAAGATTATTACCCGATGGACTACTACGAAACTAACGGATACGGTCGCGGTATGTTGCCAAGCCACGTGGAAGACTAA
- the COG6 gene encoding Golgi transport complex subunit COG6 (similar to Saccharomyces cerevisiae COG6 (YNL041C); ancestral locus Anc_2.273), which yields MEFLDFQTFSTADNDTIEDNILPEPVQRLALSVASTKHRDVNAEDIPLPSILKSKAKNNSSAPNEHAGGLHQKMEEYVNLSIKELGKTEGEHAPSSISPFGSSTSSSMDINKIVNEANGMGPTDLILSKKLSNVLNNFNLNNYQSALKLRNALKLLENLQNTGLSLDRESLITPDYVGTLSRKNLRNDLETELLKEHIIVLEEFRPIVRRIKRLSTSIENIRDVSESILPNPSINENDTETTFLKDIDKIRAQMDQLKLKKELLLAIKDKFTIDQVEDDIIQNSPVDERFFEVVEKVELIKDNASCLFSLPDSSAGTALLTRLNDTTQTINRKIYNHLLDFLYSYDNGQNSEQLPLFQKSLAYLSNDLTYFNEFLKRVTKERSKLILDEFLSQFDLNVKDKRPIVLNAHDPIRYVGDVLASVHALIANEADFVRTLFDFTNSENGMADLNNEFLQGLDVKLLNEIVKSLANSCRIRIEQVVRFEESCIINFEIIQLLKLYKLMFVKKQIKATNPLVVNLGTLHTVAHEKIVEYFVKLLKGSAETAESSDQSDLLPPTWLSDYVSQVVEFLEVYEKSLSNVDDDNDDEEIEKEKTTLEEIVAKIVEYPFEDFLAKQLQSAFPSAKKHEETQLAFLTMQLNCFDLIKTRLQIFSTSIFSKTEKCQRVLQNINNKLTISIEQMRELQTKFLFEKTGLGMYNNLLNMIFPIDQVKDELDYNMYFSLNDNGLMALPTIRSNVHDKLNEYLPQALTDVQENLLFKLASPTIASEISEYCFSKLSHFYCIFRRVLNHINPDNEDEVGTILNFSEDEFNMLVGIED from the coding sequence ATGGAATTTCTGGACTTCCAAACGTTTTCCACAGCAGACAATGATACCATTGAGGACAACATTCTGCCGGAACCTGTCCAGCGGCTAGCCTTATCTGTTGCCAGCACCAAACACCGTGATGTCAATGCAGAAGATATACCTTTACCGTCCATATTAAAATCGAAGGCCAAAAACAACTCTTCAGCGCCAAACGAACATGCTGGTGGATTGCATCAGAAGATGGAAGAGTATGTGAACTTATCTATCAAAGAGTTGGGGAAAACTGAGGGCGAACATGCTCCCAGTTCAATCTCACCGTTTGGATCCTCAACGTCCTCCTCCATGGACATAAACAAAATAGTCAACGAAGCTAATGGAATGGGACCTACCGACCTAATCCTCTCTAAGAAATTATCTAACGTACTAAACAACTTCAATCTGAACAACTACCAATCTGCCCTCAAGCTTAGAAACGCTCTGAAACTTTTAgaaaatcttcaaaacacAGGACTCTCCTTGGACAGAGAGAGTCTAATTACACCTGACTACGTTGGGACTTTATCAAGGAAAAATCTGAGGAATGACCTGGAGACTGAGCTGCTAAAGGAACATATAATTGTACTAGAGGAATTCAGGCCAATTGTAAGAAGAATTAAAAGACTGTCTACATCcattgaaaatatcagaGACGTCAGTGAATCCATTCTACCAAACCCTAGTATAAATGAGAATGACACAGAGACCACCTTTCTTAAAGATATTGACAAGATACGTGCGCAAATGGACCAGTTGAAACTTAAAAAGGAACTCCTACTCGCGATCAAGGACAAATTTACTATTGACCAAGTTGAAGACGATATCATTCAAAACAGCCCCGTTGACGAGCGATTCTTTGAAGTCGTGGAGAAGGTCGAACTAATAAAGGATAATGCGTCTTGTCTGTTCAGTTTGCCGGACTCATCTGCCGGTACGGCGTTGCTGACAAGACTAAACGATACAACCCAAACCATCAACAGAAAAATTTACAATCATCTCTTGGATTTTCTCTACTCTTACGACAACGGTCAAAACAGTGAACAATTGCCCCTCTTTCAGAAGAGTCTGGCATACCTCTCAAACGATCTTACCTATTTCAACGAGTTTTTGAAACGGGTTACTAAGGAAAGGTCGAAACTTATTTTGGATGAGTTTTTATCGCAATTTGATTTAAATGTGAAAGATAAAAGACCAATAGTGTTGAATGCACACGACCCGATCCGTTATGTTGGCGACGTTTTGGCTAGCGTGCATGCCCTAATTGCCAACGAGGCGGACTTTGTAAGGACACTATTTGATTTCACCAACTCTGAAAATGGTATGGCGGATCTGAATAACGAATTCTTACAAGGGTTAGATGTTAAGCTATTGAATGAGATAGTTAAATCGTTAGCAAACTCATGTCGAATCCGCATAGAACAAGTGGTTCGATTTGAGGAGAGCTGTATCAttaattttgaaattatcCAACTACTGAAACTATACAAATTAATGTTTgtgaagaaacaaatcaAAGCCACGAATCCCTTGGTTGTCAACTTGGGCACTTTACATACCGTTGCTCATGAAAAGATAGTTGAATACTTTGTGAAATTACTGAAGGGGAGTGCTGAAACAGCAGAGAGTAGCGACCAATCTGATCTATTGCCACCGACCTGGTTATCAGACTATGTTAGCCAAGTTGTAGAGTTTCTCGAAGTTTACGAAAAAAGTTTATCCAATGtggacgacgacaacgacgacgaagagatagaaaaagaaaagaccACATTAGAGGAAATTGTAGCCAAGATAGTGGAGTACCCTTTCGAGGATTTTTTGGCCAAACAGTTACAGTCCGCGTTCCCCTCAGCGAAAAAGCATGAAGAAACTCAATTAGCATTTTTGACTATGCAGTTGAACTGCTTCGATTTGATTAAAACAAGATTACAGATATTCTCGACGTCTATATTTTCCAAGACTGAAAAATGCCAGCGAGTacttcaaaacattaaCAACAAACTAACAATATCTATAGAACAGATGAGGGAGCTACAGACTAAGTTCTTGTTTGAGAAAACGGGTCTTGGAATGTACAACAACTTACTAAACATGATTTTCCCGATCGACCAGGTGAAGGACGAGCTTGACTACAATATGTACTTCTCGTTGAACGACAATGGGCTAATGGCACTTCCTACCATCAGATCCAATGTACACGACAAACTGAACGAGTATCTACCTCAGGCTCTCACCGACGTTCAAGAGAATCTACTTTTCAAGTTGGCTTCTCCAACCATAGCCAGTGAGATCTCTGAGTACTGTTTCAGCAAGCTTTCACATTTCTACTGTATCTTCAGAAGAGTCTTAAACCATATAAACCCAGATAACGAAGACGAGGTGGGTACAATCTTGAATTTCTCGGAGGATGAGTTCAACATGCTAGTTGGTATCGAAGATTGA
- the TAM41 gene encoding putative phosphatidate cytidylyltransferase (similar to Saccharomyces cerevisiae TAM41 (YGR046W); ancestral locus Anc_1.86): MLEMKSVALLSLRRGSRRYWRSLYLRRLNTGAEPPRGVSDRDRILRTIPPVRPSTRQPLQAEDPPMDFTLLEKGLQRSNAAATANSAEYNYGFQGSLLPNFGDNQHISIDKELDAELCALLTHFRAPIDFAFGYGSGVFQQSGYNSGGSAPQTDLILAVSDSTAFHTLNMRQNPSHYSGLRWFGPQVVSRFQHIGAGVYFNPFVELQGRQVKYGIVCMEDLLRDLATWDKFYLAGRLQKPVKILRADPRVTYWNQKNLHAAATLGRALAEQRHGGQFNEFELYREIAGLSYLGDIRYTLGGENPHKVDNIVSRNFDQFQLYYGPIVRDIKAGTAQQYLPPGYSLTNATRLLERKIRKVSVLQTLKGILTAGAVKSVKYAWSKKVKAWGRRR, from the coding sequence ATGCTCGAGATGAAAAGTGTTGCTTTATTGTCGCTGCGGAGAGGGAGTCGCAGGTACTGGAGGTCTTTATACCTTCGACGATTGAATACTGGGGCAGAGCCCCCTCGCGGTGTGTCTGATCGGGACCGGATATTACGGACCATCCCACCGGTTCGACCGTCGACGCGGCAGCCGCTGCAAGCAGAGGATCCCCCAATGGACTTTACGCTGCTTGAAAAAGGGCTACAGAGGAGTAATGCTGCTGCGACTGCGAACTCCGCAGAGTACAACTACGGGTTCCAAGGGTCGTTGCTGCCTAATTTCGGGGACAACCAGCATATCAGTATAGACAAGGAACTGGACGCGGAACTCTGTGCGCTATTGACACATTTCCGGGCCCCGATTGATTTTGCGTTTGGGTACGGTTCTGGTGTGTTTCAACAGAGCGGGTACAATTCGGGCGGGAGTGCGCCGCAGACGGACCTGATCCTTGCTGTTTCTGATTCCACAGCGTTCCACACTTTGAACATGCGGCAGAACCCGAGCCACTACTCCGGTCTGAGGTGGTTCGGGCCACAGGTAGTCTCGCGATTCCAGCACATTGGTGCAGGGGTATACTTCAATCCGTTTGTTGAACTGCAGGGTCGGCAGGTGAAGTACGGCATTGTATGCATGGAGGATTTGCTCCGGGATTTGGCGACATGGGATAAGTTCTACCTTGCTGGGAGGCTTCAGAAACCCGTAAAGATTCTGCGGGCGGACCCGCGAGTAACGTACTGGAACCAGAAGAACTTACATGCTGCCGCTACGCTGGGGAGAGCGCTCGCGGAGCAGCGGCATGGCGGACAGTTTAACGAGTTCGAGTTATACAGGGAGATAGCCGGATTGAGTTACTTGGGGGACATCCGGTACACTTTGGGAGGGGAGAACCCGCACAAAGTGGACAACATTGTTTCGCGGAATTTCGACCAGTTCCAGCTGTACTACGGCCCCATTGTGCGGGACATCAAGGCGGGCACGGCACAGCAGTACTTGCCGCCAGGTTACTCGCTGACGAATGCCACACGGCTGCTGGAGAGGAAGATCCGTAAAGTGAGCGTCTTGCAGACTTTGAAGGGGATTCTGACCGCCGGTGCAGTCAAATCTGTCAAGTATGCCTGGAGCAAGAAGGTGAAGGCGTGGGGAAGACGACGTTGA